From a region of the Alnus glutinosa chromosome 1, dhAlnGlut1.1, whole genome shotgun sequence genome:
- the LOC133875675 gene encoding stearoyl-[acyl-carrier-protein] 9-desaturase, chloroplastic-like isoform X2, which yields MAVKLNYFAFQSLHLRPARAQRSPKFSMTSTLYSGRAREANVNVVCSMSPEKVEIFKSMENWVKSNILTMLKPVEKAWQPQDFLPNPTSDGFVEQVNELRERTKDIPDDYFVVLVGDMITEEALPTYQAHINGTEIFHDETGSDNTPWATWSRGWSAEENRHGDLLNKYLYLSGRVDMKQIEKTTHYLIGSGMDVGTRTSPSFLTIYTSFQERATFISHGNTAKLAMKHGDEKLAQICGTIAADEKRHEIAYTKIAGKLFELDPNGTVVAFADMMRRKILMPAHLMYDGRDENLFDNFANVASRIGVYTARDYGEILEHLVAKWNVEKLSGLSSEGREAQDYVCGLAQRLRRLEERAIARAKKAPTVSFSWISGQ from the exons GAGAGCTCAGAGATCTCCCAAGTTTTCAATGACTTCCACTCTGTACTCAGGCCGTGCTAGAGAAGCAAATGTTAATGTAGTTTGTTCCATGTCACCGGAAAAGGTTGAAATCTTTAAATCCATGGAGAACTGGGTCAAAAGCAACATCTTAACTATGCTAAAACCTGTTGAGAAAGCTTGGCAACCACAAGACTTTTTGCCAAATCCTACCTCAGATGGATTCGTCGAGCAAGTCAATGAACTCAGGGAGAGAACAAAGGACATTCCCGACGACTACTTTGTTGTCTTAGTCGGCGATATGATCACGGAAGAGGCCCTTCCAACCTACCAAGCACATATCAATGGCACCGAGATTTTTCACGATGAAACGGGTAGCGATAACACACCTTGGGCAACCTGGTCAAGGGGATGGAGCGCAGAAGAAAACAGGCATGGTGATCTTCTCAACAAATATCTCTACCTTTCAGGACGAGTGGATATGAAACAAATCGAAAAGACAACACATTATCTGATTGGGTCGGGAATG GATGTCGGCACCAGGACAAGTCCCAGCTTTTTAACTATCTACACATCGTTTCAAGAAAGAGCAACATTTATCTCCCATGGTAACACAGCCAAGCTTGCCATGAAGCACGGGGACGAAAAGCTTGCCCAAATATGCGGCACAATTGCCGCCGACGAGAAGCGCCACGAAATTGCTTATACCAAAATAGCCGGGAAGCTTTTTGAGCTTGATCCAAATGGAACTGTCGTGGCCTTCGCCGACATGATGAGGAGGAAAATATTAATGCCTGCGCACTTGATGTACGACGGCCGTGACGAAAATCTTTTCGACAACTTTGCAAATGTTGCCTCTCGAATTGGCGTGTATACTGCCAGGGACTATGGAGAAATATTGGAACATTTGGTGGCAAAATGGAACGTGGAGAAACTGAGTGGACTCTCGAGTGAGGGGAGAGAAGCCCAGGATTACGTATGTGGATTAGCTCAGAGACTGAGAAGGCTCGAGGAAAGAGCTATTGCTAGGGCTAAAAAAGCACCCACCGTTTCTTTCAGCTGGATTTCCGGCCAGTAG
- the LOC133875675 gene encoding stearoyl-[acyl-carrier-protein] 9-desaturase, chloroplastic-like isoform X1: MAVKLNYFAFQSLHLRPARAQRSPKFSMTSTLYSGRAREANVNVVCSMSPEKVEIFKSMENWVKSNILTMLKPVEKAWQPQDFLPNPTSDGFVEQVNELRERTKDIPDDYFVVLVGDMITEEALPTYQAHINGTEIFHDETGSDNTPWATWSRGWSAEENRHGDLLNKYLYLSGRVDMKQIEKTTHYLIGSGMEDVGTRTSPSFLTIYTSFQERATFISHGNTAKLAMKHGDEKLAQICGTIAADEKRHEIAYTKIAGKLFELDPNGTVVAFADMMRRKILMPAHLMYDGRDENLFDNFANVASRIGVYTARDYGEILEHLVAKWNVEKLSGLSSEGREAQDYVCGLAQRLRRLEERAIARAKKAPTVSFSWISGQ; encoded by the exons GAGAGCTCAGAGATCTCCCAAGTTTTCAATGACTTCCACTCTGTACTCAGGCCGTGCTAGAGAAGCAAATGTTAATGTAGTTTGTTCCATGTCACCGGAAAAGGTTGAAATCTTTAAATCCATGGAGAACTGGGTCAAAAGCAACATCTTAACTATGCTAAAACCTGTTGAGAAAGCTTGGCAACCACAAGACTTTTTGCCAAATCCTACCTCAGATGGATTCGTCGAGCAAGTCAATGAACTCAGGGAGAGAACAAAGGACATTCCCGACGACTACTTTGTTGTCTTAGTCGGCGATATGATCACGGAAGAGGCCCTTCCAACCTACCAAGCACATATCAATGGCACCGAGATTTTTCACGATGAAACGGGTAGCGATAACACACCTTGGGCAACCTGGTCAAGGGGATGGAGCGCAGAAGAAAACAGGCATGGTGATCTTCTCAACAAATATCTCTACCTTTCAGGACGAGTGGATATGAAACAAATCGAAAAGACAACACATTATCTGATTGGGTCGGGAATGG AGGATGTCGGCACCAGGACAAGTCCCAGCTTTTTAACTATCTACACATCGTTTCAAGAAAGAGCAACATTTATCTCCCATGGTAACACAGCCAAGCTTGCCATGAAGCACGGGGACGAAAAGCTTGCCCAAATATGCGGCACAATTGCCGCCGACGAGAAGCGCCACGAAATTGCTTATACCAAAATAGCCGGGAAGCTTTTTGAGCTTGATCCAAATGGAACTGTCGTGGCCTTCGCCGACATGATGAGGAGGAAAATATTAATGCCTGCGCACTTGATGTACGACGGCCGTGACGAAAATCTTTTCGACAACTTTGCAAATGTTGCCTCTCGAATTGGCGTGTATACTGCCAGGGACTATGGAGAAATATTGGAACATTTGGTGGCAAAATGGAACGTGGAGAAACTGAGTGGACTCTCGAGTGAGGGGAGAGAAGCCCAGGATTACGTATGTGGATTAGCTCAGAGACTGAGAAGGCTCGAGGAAAGAGCTATTGCTAGGGCTAAAAAAGCACCCACCGTTTCTTTCAGCTGGATTTCCGGCCAGTAG